The following coding sequences lie in one Bacillus marinisedimentorum genomic window:
- the zapA gene encoding cell division protein ZapA yields the protein MADGKKSRTTVEIYGQQYKIVADESRSHVKMVASLVDEKMKELKEMNAALDVNKLAVLTAVNAVNDYLLLEQKYIKLAESIQKEEEKEQ from the coding sequence ATGGCAGATGGGAAAAAATCAAGGACCACCGTTGAAATATATGGACAGCAATATAAAATTGTCGCAGACGAGTCTAGAAGCCATGTCAAAATGGTGGCAAGTCTTGTTGATGAAAAGATGAAAGAACTTAAAGAAATGAATGCGGCACTGGATGTGAATAAACTCGCTGTTCTGACTGCCGTTAATGCGGTGAACGACTATTTGCTCCTTGAGCAGAAATATATCAAACTTGCTGAATCTATACAGAAAGAAGAGGAAAAAGAACAATAA